The genomic DNA GCAAAAAATAAATATTCAGAAGATTTTGGAGCAAGAGATATTGAACGCAAAGTCACTCAGACAATTCAAGAATTACTAATAAATGCTCTAAATAAAAAAACAGAACAGGATACATATTCACTACAAATCTCAGAAGGAAAATACGAACTTGTGTAAAAAATTCTGTCCTTTTCTAACTCCCAACCTCCTGAACATTTGAAATTTATGGACTAATTTTTTATAAATATTTATGGTTTTCTGAGAATACAGAAAATAACGAATTTAGCGAACTGCGGTGAGTTAAATAAATATTTAGAAAAAATTAAGCCATAAATTGTCAACCGTTCGGCACTTTTGGTTACCTTTTGGTGACAAAAGGTAAAGTGAGAAGGATTGGGTTTTAAATTTAAAGATTTTGTGAGTCGAAGATAAAATTTTTAAATTAAACATTAGGATTACATAAAAAAAGTTTTTAATTATTATTTAAAATAATAATTAAAAGTACTTCATAATTAGCTTGTCGGTTAAAATGGATAATACTTCACAAAATTGGGCAGTAGAACTGCAAAAACAAAAAACAAAACTCCAAAATAGTGGTGCTGATATTCAGGTTGAAAAAGAAAATAATGACTATGAGTTGAATAAAGTAAAAATAGATTTAATAAAATCCGCAGAAGAAAAAGATTTTAACAAAATTGCAGAAAATTATAATAAATTGGTAGAGCTTTTTGCAAAAGAAACAGCCTTAAATCTACTAAATTTGGAAAAAAGATTTGGAACTGTAAATGAAATTGTGATAAAAAACCAAGCGAAACTATTTACACAGGAATGTTTGGATGTAGCGCAAGCAGTTGATTCAATTTTAGATAGCAGCTAGACTCCAGGCTTCCGACTTCAGTTTTTTATCATATTGTTCTCTTCCTATCCTAAACCTCTCGAACATTTGAAATTTTTGGACTAATTTTTTATAAATATTTATGGTCCTTTTGAGAATACAAAAGGATAGTGAGTGTAGCGAATTGCGGCGAGCCAAATAAATATTTATAAGAAATTAAGCCTAAAATTGTCATTAGTTCGGCGGTTTTAACTACCTTTTGGCAGCAAAAGGTAAGGTGAGAAAAACTTAGTTTTGAATTTAAATAAAAGTTTTACTCATATATCACGCTTAAGAGATTCTCGTCTGCCGGCGCGCAGGTCTCACTTTAGTTCGAAATGACAGAAAAAATAAATTAAACACAAAGTATGGCAACTGCCGTAACAGCAGGACAACTTAAAAAAAGTGGGAGTCTTACGCGTTCTATTTTTGATAGTGGTGAATTTTTGCCAATTGTTGCTGTAGCTTTGAGGAGTATGGGTGCTGGTGGAGCAATTGCAGATGTGTTATCGAATATGAAAGGTTTTAGCATGAAAGATTTACTCGGAACAACAAAAACAATTGCAAAACAATATACTCCTGCGATGGCACAAAAAAAAATAATGAATGCTGGAAATAAAATAAAGGATACTGGCAAAAAAATTAGTGATTCTGGAGCTTTCAAAGCCATAAAACAAAAAGCTGGTTTTGGAGACCACAGACCAAAACAAACAACTGATCCTGATTTTGCAACAGATGAACAACTTAGTCCAGAATTTGGAGGTGGAGACGAAAAAGAAGAAGAACAAGAAGAATCATCTTTTACAGAAGAACCGGATGAAAATGAGGAAGATGAAGAAGATACTCCAGGAGAAAAACCATACCAGCCATTTTCTAAGCCAAAACCAGAAGAAGAAAAAGAAGAGCTAGACAAAAAAAAGAAAGAAAAACAAGAAAAAGAAAAAACTCCAAAAGAGAGCGATCAGGAAAGATCTAAAAAATTTCAACAAAGTAAAAACCAACAAAGATTAAGATCTAAAAAAGGAAATGGAAAAGAAGATGTTAAAAAGAGGAAAGGAGGAAAAGAAAAGAAGGAAAAGAAAGAGAAAGAAGGAAAAAAAGAATTTACAAATATAGAATTAATAGTTTGGCTACCTTGTGCTATTGCAGCAGACATAGCATCTATTATTCCTTATGTTGGATTAGTTATTAGCTGGCCTTTTGGTATATCCTTTTTTATATTTAAATGGGTAAAAAAATTTAATAAATCTACCACAGTAATGGTTAGTGGTTTAGATGTAATTTTAGAAGGCTTTTTCTCTACTATTCCAGCGAATACAGCCGATGTGCTTATAACTTATTCTATTTCAAAAGCTAAAAAATATGGAGTTAAAATCCCTGATGCAGAAAAAAAACTAAAAAAAGTTACAGGCGCAAAACCAAAATAATAAAATTTAAAAAATAAGACTAAAGAGTGTGTTATAATTTAATTACTACATATCACAAATAAAAATATGGACAAAAAGCGTATAATTTTCATAGCGATATTTTCAGTAGCTGTAATAGGAATAGGATATCTTATGTATTCTATTTTTTGGAAATCTTCTGAACCAACAATAATACCACCAGATAAAACTGTCACCGATACCACAAAATTACCGTCTGGAGGATCTTTTGCACAAAGCGATGACAAGGAAATAAATGACACAACCACACCTGAAGTTGGAGGTGCAATAGTAATAAGACCTACAGAATTGCCAGATTCTGGAATAAGAGAGGTTACAAGAGTTGTTGCAGAAAATCTCATAAACCCAAAGATAAACTCAAATGGCGATGTAAATTTTTATAATACAATAGACGGAAAATTTTACACTTCACAAAATGGAGAAACAGTAGAAATGAGTGAACAAGTATTTTTTAATGTAGAAAATGTCGTATGGTCTGGAGTAAACAACGAATCCATCATCGAATATCCGGACGGCTCAAATATTTACTATAACTTTGATACAGAAGTACAAAGAACACTTCCAAAACATTGGGAAGACTTTTCTTTTTCCAAACAAGGTGACCAAATAGTTGCAAAAAGTATAGGAATTTCACCAGAAAATAGATGGCTCGTGAGTAGCGATGCTGATGGAAATAATGTAACTTTAATAGAATCACTCGGAGAAAATGCTGATAAAGTAACCGTAGACTGGTCACCAAACAAACAAATAATAGGAGTAAGTTTAGCTGGTGGAGTCGCAGGTGCAAACAGACAAGAAGTATTTTTTGTTGGTCAAAATGGAGAAAATTTTAAATCCATGATTGTAGAAGGAAGAGGTTTTGAATCTATTTGGTCGCCAAGTGGAGATAAGCTTTTATACAGTGTTTACAGTACACGAAGCCAGTACAAACCAGAATTATGGGTAGTGAGTAGTAAGGTTGGTAATATAGGCTCAAACAGAAAAATGCTCGGCATAAATACTTGGGCAGACAAATGTGCATTTGGAGACGAAAGAAACCTTTACTGTGCAGTTCCAAACAACCTTCCAGTTGGTAGTGGTTTTAGTTCAGATTTAGCAAACACTGCCACATACACATTGATAAGAATAGATACACAAACAACACTTCAAACACCACTCCAAATGGATGAAATCCACAGCATCGACAAAATATTTTTATCCAATGATGGTGGTACGCTTTATTTTACAGACAAATTTGAATCAGGTTTATTTAGTATTTCAATATGATAAAAACTAGACATCTTTTTTTAGTTTTCATTCCAGCAATTGCTGTAGTTTCTTTTGCTTTATTTGTGCGAATAGTGCAATACGAACCAGTTTATGACAGAAATAAACCGCTAGACATTCCTCGACAAATGGCACAACTTTTCCCAGAAGATCCAATTTTAGGAAATAAGAAATCCCCAATTACATTAGTTGCTTTTGAAGATTTTAGCTGTCCTGCTTGCAGCACCCAATCAAAAATGCTAGATGATATATTGCTACAATACCCAAACAGTATAAAAATTATTTGGAAAAGTATAAGTACACATAAAAGTGAATTGGCAAATAATTATGCATATTGTGCAAACAAACAAAGAAAGTTTGCTGAATTCAAAAATCTTGCTTTTGCAAATCAAAACAATTTAAATATAGATATTTTAAATATAATTTCTGAAACAATAGAATTAAACGAAACTAAATTAAACAAATGTTTAGCTTCTGGCGAAGCTGAAATTTATAATCAAAAAAATAGAGACTTGGCAACTATTTTGCATGTGCAAGCTGTACCAACTTTTTTCTTGAACGATGTGCAACTTCAAACACCAAAATCTAGAGATGAATGGAAAAATGTTTTAGGACTATAATATGAAAAATATTTCAAAAAATTATTTAATTTTTTCTTTTGTAATAGGATTAATTTTATTATTTTTTTCTTTTGGAATTGCGAAAGCTAGTTTAGATTATGAAGTTTATAGAATAAATCCAGATTTCCGAATTACACAAACAGCTAATACTGAAGCTCCCATAAAACAACTAGGTATTGTTAGTGTTGCGGATAGTATAAGAAATACACTACCCGCACAATTTTGTGCTTGTAATGTAGAAGGAGCCAGTGGCCGATACACAATCACCGAACTTTCACAAAAAAGAGAAGATTGTAGAACAGCAACTGTTTTTGAACCGCCAACAAGTGGAGGACTTTTGACAAATTGTAGTGCAAATAGTGATAGGAGCTCTTGTTTGTGTGATACAAACATAATATCCCCACTTACAAATTCTGAATCTCGTGCAGAAGTAGAACTAACAAGATTAAGAGATAAGAGTAAAGGAGGGGCATTACTACCACTTACAGACTCTAGATGTTCTACAAAATTAAATAATACACAATTTAGCTCTTGTCGTAATTCAAGTGCTATTATTAATACATGCACGTGTACTAGTTCTGAAACAAATAGAGTTTTAGAAAGCATCACTGAAGATATAACTTTATTAGGTTTTTCACCTGGATCATCGAGTTGTAATGATACTTATATTTTAAAAGATAAACCAAAAGTTTCAGTAAATAATTGTGAATGGATTGGTTTAGATGTGTCGCCAAAAACATCCACAC from Candidatus Magasanikbacteria bacterium includes the following:
- a CDS encoding DsbA family protein; protein product: MIKTRHLFLVFIPAIAVVSFALFVRIVQYEPVYDRNKPLDIPRQMAQLFPEDPILGNKKSPITLVAFEDFSCPACSTQSKMLDDILLQYPNSIKIIWKSISTHKSELANNYAYCANKQRKFAEFKNLAFANQNNLNIDILNIISETIELNETKLNKCLASGEAEIYNQKNRDLATILHVQAVPTFFLNDVQLQTPKSRDEWKNVLGL